Proteins encoded within one genomic window of Burkholderiaceae bacterium:
- a CDS encoding alanyl-tRNA editing protein has product MTEELFRSDGYMTECEATVVAVGDPGVVLDRTVFYPLGGGQAGDSGVLVLADGSELVIADTRKGKDADGRPNGEIVHVPAADQAALLALLAPGARVVARIAWERRHRMMRLHTTTHLLCHLVPHPVDGCSITPDYARLDFHMTEPLDKVALSEGIARLVAAAHPVEVGSISDAELDANPALVRSMSVQPPRGTGRVRTIRIGGQGGDIGTGDAAQPAIDYQPCGGTHVHSTFEIGAVLVTKIEKKSAGTRRVVLGFA; this is encoded by the coding sequence ATGACCGAAGAGCTCTTCCGCAGCGACGGCTACATGACCGAATGCGAGGCGACCGTGGTCGCTGTTGGCGACCCGGGCGTGGTGCTGGACCGCACCGTGTTCTATCCGCTTGGCGGTGGGCAGGCCGGCGACAGCGGCGTGCTGGTATTGGCCGACGGCAGCGAACTCGTCATCGCCGACACCCGCAAGGGCAAGGACGCCGACGGCCGCCCGAACGGCGAGATCGTGCACGTACCGGCCGCGGACCAGGCGGCGTTGCTCGCGCTGCTAGCGCCGGGCGCGCGCGTGGTCGCCCGCATAGCCTGGGAACGGCGGCATCGCATGATGCGGCTGCACACGACCACGCACCTGCTGTGCCATCTGGTGCCGCATCCGGTCGACGGCTGCTCGATCACGCCCGACTACGCACGGCTCGACTTCCACATGACCGAACCGCTGGACAAGGTGGCGTTAAGCGAAGGGATCGCGCGCCTGGTCGCCGCCGCGCATCCGGTCGAGGTCGGCAGCATCAGCGACGCCGAACTCGACGCGAACCCGGCGCTGGTACGCAGCATGAGCGTGCAACCGCCGCGCGGCACGGGGCGCGTGCGCACGATCCGCATAGGAGGCCAGGGTGGCGACATTGGCACTGGCGACGCTGCGCAACCCGCGATCGACTACCAGCCCTGCGGCGGCACCCATGTGCACAGCACCTTTGAAATCGGCGCGGTGCTGGTGACCAAGATCGAGAAGAAGAGCGCCGGCACGCGGCGCGTGGTGCTGGGGTTCGCGTAA
- a CDS encoding Cytochrome c-type biogenesis protein DsbD, protein-disulfide reductase, with product MPTWALAQFSSNTAAGSVVTTEQVRAELIAQAPDGVAPGHALWVGLKLTHAPGWHTYWKNAGDSGLPTHLQWTLPKGVSAGDIAWPMPRRITVGPLVNYGYDGTVLLPVPLDVAPDFHAALLSRDLDVKLHASWLVCRTECIPQEGDFRLAIPIAGSTSLNRAAFDAAHAAQPRPLSNGSQAEVADRALRLRVAGLPAALVGKPLQIFPETSEVIDNAAPITQQWQGGVWTASLPLSPQRSASPAQFPVVLAAAGAGEPGTGYRADPAVTGTWPKLAPAAAVSPALAAALQANTAAPAAGGILTAAAAPALLAALFGALLGGLLLNLMPCVFPVLAIKVLGLTRHANDRRAHRVSALAYTAGQLGSFLALGALMLALRALGAQFGWGFQLQSPLVVAALAALFTVIGLNLAGLFEFGRFVPAGLAATEARHPVVNSFLAGVLTVLIASPCTAPFMGAAIGLAVGLPATQALAVFGAVGIGMALPYLAAALVPGVARLLPRPGAWMQVFRRLMAFPMFATVVWLVWVLGRQSGIDGAAALLALLVALGAVLWAATLAGTSRIVVASISIASFAWLAVALGPNITKLPPAATAQATADGPWQPWEPGRVEQVLASGRPVFVDFTAAWCVTCQFNQKTTLSNKALLADLAAKNVVLLRADWTRRDPAIGAALRSLGRSGVPAYVLYEAGRAPRLLSELPTVAELRAAIAKL from the coding sequence ATGCCCACCTGGGCTCTGGCGCAGTTTTCGTCAAATACCGCGGCCGGCAGTGTGGTCACGACCGAGCAGGTGCGCGCCGAGTTGATCGCGCAGGCGCCGGACGGCGTCGCGCCGGGGCATGCGCTCTGGGTCGGCCTCAAACTCACGCACGCGCCGGGCTGGCACACCTACTGGAAGAACGCCGGTGACTCGGGGCTGCCGACGCACCTGCAGTGGACGCTGCCCAAGGGCGTGAGCGCCGGCGACATCGCCTGGCCGATGCCGCGCCGGATCACGGTCGGCCCGCTCGTGAACTACGGCTACGACGGCACCGTGCTGCTGCCGGTGCCGCTCGACGTGGCGCCGGACTTCCACGCCGCGCTGCTGTCGCGCGACCTCGACGTGAAGCTGCACGCATCGTGGCTGGTGTGCCGCACCGAATGCATCCCGCAGGAGGGCGACTTCCGCCTCGCGATCCCGATTGCCGGCTCGACCAGCCTGAACCGTGCGGCGTTCGACGCGGCGCACGCTGCCCAGCCGCGGCCGCTTTCGAACGGCTCGCAAGCCGAGGTCGCGGACCGCGCGCTGCGCCTGCGCGTCGCCGGCCTGCCGGCGGCTCTGGTCGGCAAGCCACTGCAGATCTTCCCCGAGACGTCCGAAGTCATCGACAACGCGGCGCCGATCACGCAGCAGTGGCAGGGCGGCGTCTGGACCGCGAGCCTGCCGCTGTCCCCGCAGCGCAGCGCGAGCCCGGCGCAGTTCCCGGTCGTGCTCGCCGCGGCCGGCGCCGGCGAGCCAGGCACCGGCTACCGCGCCGATCCGGCGGTGACCGGCACCTGGCCGAAGCTCGCGCCGGCCGCTGCGGTGTCGCCCGCGCTCGCGGCGGCGCTGCAGGCGAATACTGCTGCGCCTGCCGCGGGCGGCATTCTCACCGCGGCTGCGGCGCCGGCGCTGCTCGCCGCGCTCTTCGGCGCGCTGCTCGGCGGCCTGCTGCTAAACCTGATGCCCTGCGTGTTCCCGGTGCTGGCGATCAAGGTGCTCGGCTTGACGCGCCATGCGAACGACCGGCGCGCGCACCGCGTCTCCGCATTGGCCTACACCGCCGGCCAGCTCGGGTCGTTCCTCGCACTCGGCGCCTTGATGCTCGCGCTGCGCGCGCTCGGCGCGCAGTTCGGCTGGGGCTTTCAGCTGCAGTCGCCGCTGGTGGTCGCTGCGCTCGCCGCGCTGTTCACGGTAATCGGGCTGAACCTGGCCGGGTTGTTCGAATTCGGGCGCTTCGTGCCGGCCGGCCTTGCCGCGACCGAGGCGCGGCATCCGGTGGTCAATTCGTTCCTGGCGGGCGTGCTGACGGTGCTGATCGCCTCGCCCTGCACCGCGCCGTTCATGGGCGCGGCGATCGGGCTCGCGGTCGGATTGCCGGCGACGCAGGCGCTCGCGGTGTTCGGCGCAGTCGGGATCGGGATGGCGCTGCCGTACCTCGCGGCTGCTCTGGTGCCGGGGGTCGCGCGGCTGCTGCCGCGGCCCGGCGCGTGGATGCAGGTGTTCCGCCGGCTGATGGCGTTCCCGATGTTCGCGACCGTGGTCTGGCTGGTCTGGGTGCTGGGCCGGCAAAGCGGAATCGACGGCGCGGCCGCGCTGCTCGCGTTGCTGGTCGCATTGGGCGCGGTGCTGTGGGCGGCGACGCTCGCGGGCACGAGCCGCATCGTCGTTGCTTCGATTTCGATAGCGTCGTTCGCATGGCTGGCGGTGGCGTTGGGGCCGAACATCACGAAGTTACCGCCGGCTGCCACGGCGCAGGCGACGGCCGACGGGCCATGGCAGCCGTGGGAGCCGGGCCGGGTCGAGCAGGTGCTCGCGAGCGGCCGGCCGGTGTTCGTCGACTTCACTGCGGCCTGGTGCGTGACCTGCCAGTTCAACCAGAAGACCACGCTTTCGAATAAGGCGCTGCTCGCCGACTTGGCGGCGAAAAACGTGGTGCTGCTGCGCGCCGACTGGACCCGGCGCGATCCGGCGATCGGCGCCGCGCTGCGCTCTCTCGGCCGCAGCGGCGTGCCGGCCTACGTGTTGTACGAGGCCGGCCGCGCGCCGCGGCTGCTGTCCGAACTGCCGACCGTGGCCGAGCTGCGGGCGGCCATTGCGAAGCTGTAA
- a CDS encoding CoA binding protein has translation MNESDTITQILQTCRTVAVVGLSPKPHRDSWRIARYMQQQGWRIVPVNPNATEVLGERAYANLTEAAREQTIDLVDVFRHSDQVPALVDEAIAIGARAIWLQLGIAHDAALARAAAAGLLAVQDRCLMVEHARHSA, from the coding sequence ATGAACGAATCCGACACGATCACCCAGATCCTGCAGACCTGCCGCACCGTCGCGGTCGTCGGACTCTCGCCCAAGCCGCACCGCGACAGCTGGCGCATCGCGCGCTACATGCAGCAGCAGGGCTGGCGCATCGTGCCGGTGAATCCGAACGCGACCGAGGTGCTGGGCGAGCGCGCCTACGCCAACCTGACCGAAGCCGCGCGCGAGCAGACTATCGACCTGGTCGACGTGTTCCGCCACAGCGACCAGGTGCCGGCGCTGGTCGACGAGGCGATCGCGATCGGCGCGCGCGCGATCTGGCTGCAACTGGGCATCGCGCACGACGCCGCGCTGGCGCGCGCCGCCGCCGCCGGCTTGCTTGCGGTGCAGGACCGCTGCCTGATGGTCGAGCACGCGCGGCACAGCGCCTGA
- a CDS encoding Uroporphyrinogen III decarboxylase, translating into MPPPPLENDSFLRACLRLPTDHTPVWLMRQAGRYLPEYCRVRAKAGSFMALATNVDYATEVTLQPLARYSLDAAILFSDILTVPDAMGLGLSFEPSEGPRFAHPVRDEAAVARLAVPDLDKLRYVFDAVASIRSALHGRVPLIGFSGSPWTLACYMVEGASSSDYRLVKTMLYARPDLMHRILAVNADAVAAYLNAQIAAGAQAVMIFDSWGGVLADGAFRQFSLGYTARVLSQLQREHEGRVVPRIVFTKGGGPWLDAMAGLDCEVLGLDWTVNLAEARRRIGGAPGGPGKALQGNLDPAVLFAPPAQIQAEVLRVLESFGTPHGGGDGASPSQTGPTHVFNLGHGIDQHTPPEHVAVLVESVHDLSRRLRR; encoded by the coding sequence ATGCCACCGCCCCCCCTTGAAAACGACAGTTTCCTGCGCGCCTGCCTGCGCCTGCCGACCGACCATACCCCGGTCTGGCTGATGCGCCAGGCCGGCCGCTACCTGCCCGAGTACTGCAGGGTGCGCGCCAAGGCCGGCAGCTTCATGGCGCTCGCGACCAACGTCGACTACGCGACCGAGGTCACGCTGCAGCCGCTCGCGCGCTACTCGCTGGATGCGGCGATCCTGTTCTCGGACATCCTGACCGTGCCTGATGCGATGGGCCTGGGCCTGTCGTTCGAGCCCAGCGAGGGCCCGCGCTTCGCGCACCCGGTGCGGGACGAAGCGGCGGTGGCGCGGCTCGCGGTGCCGGACTTGGACAAGCTGCGCTACGTGTTCGACGCGGTCGCGTCGATTCGCAGCGCGCTGCACGGTCGCGTTCCGCTGATCGGGTTTTCCGGCAGCCCGTGGACGCTGGCCTGCTACATGGTCGAGGGCGCGAGCTCGAGCGATTACCGGCTCGTGAAGACGATGCTGTACGCACGGCCCGACCTGATGCACCGCATCCTCGCCGTCAATGCCGACGCGGTCGCCGCCTACCTGAACGCGCAGATCGCCGCCGGCGCGCAGGCGGTGATGATCTTCGACAGCTGGGGCGGCGTGCTGGCCGACGGCGCGTTTCGGCAATTCAGCCTGGGCTACACCGCGCGGGTGCTCTCGCAGTTGCAGCGCGAACACGAGGGCCGGGTCGTGCCGCGCATCGTGTTCACCAAGGGCGGTGGGCCCTGGCTCGACGCGATGGCCGGGCTCGACTGCGAGGTGCTGGGGCTGGACTGGACCGTGAACCTGGCCGAGGCGCGCCGGCGCATCGGCGGCGCCCCAGGCGGCCCGGGCAAGGCGCTGCAGGGCAATCTGGACCCGGCCGTGCTGTTCGCGCCGCCCGCGCAAATCCAGGCCGAGGTTCTGCGCGTGCTGGAGAGTTTCGGCACGCCGCATGGTGGAGGTGATGGTGCGAGCCCGTCCCAGACCGGCCCAACGCATGTCTTCAACCTTGGCCACGGCATCGACCAGCACACGCCGCCCGAGCACGTGGCCGTGCTGGTCGAATCGGTGCACGACCTATCGCGGCGCTTGCGGCGATAG
- a CDS encoding Helicase PriA essential for oriC/DnaA-independent DNA replication — MSCCVAVAVQTPTHSAVGRLLTYQSEFPLAPGTLVRVPLGAREVLGVVWDAPDVADVPGAPANDAPQTAIRPIAAVLDLLPPLSANWRRLVEFAAGYYQRSLGEVALAALPPQLRDLSRVQLDRRLARADASTAKAAAPDAIDSIVLSEEQASALGRIDAETGPFLLFGATGSGKTEVYLRAVQALLARDAEAQALVLVPEINLTPQLEARFTARFGAATVVALHSGMTPAQRLKSWLAAHSGSARILLGTRMAVFASLPGLGLIVVDEEHDPSYKQQEGARYSARDLAVYRGRVDGAKVLLGSATPSLESWHRARPANDGGRYARIEMPSRIGLGSAPPRVRLVDMGREPRGTVLAPALVAAIAERVARGEQAMLLLNRRGYAPVLACPNCDWKSDCPHCSAYRVFHKIDRTLRCHHCGLAERVPRACPVCGELDIAPLGRGTERLEEHLAGLLADVSRPDGRPLAIERIDADSTRRRGALEARLARVHGGEIDLLVGTQMIAKGHDFRRITLVAAVDADGALFSSDFRAPERLFSLLMQAGGRAGRDAAHGGTSELWVQTRQPRHPLFAALVRNDYAGFAARQLAEREQAGLPPFSHQALLRADARSQQAAQGFLQRAAEAAVGLAGAERVTLYPPVPMSLQRVAGIERAQLLLESPSRAALQRLLAAWQPLLHAARDRTVTRWIIDVDPLAI, encoded by the coding sequence ATGAGCTGTTGCGTCGCGGTCGCAGTGCAAACCCCGACGCACAGCGCGGTCGGTCGGCTGCTGACTTATCAGAGTGAGTTCCCACTCGCGCCGGGCACGCTGGTGCGGGTGCCGCTCGGTGCGCGGGAGGTGCTGGGCGTGGTCTGGGATGCGCCCGACGTGGCTGATGTGCCTGGCGCGCCGGCGAACGATGCGCCGCAGACCGCGATCCGGCCGATTGCCGCCGTGCTGGATCTGCTTCCGCCGCTCAGCGCGAATTGGCGCCGTCTCGTCGAATTCGCCGCCGGCTACTACCAGCGCTCGCTTGGCGAGGTGGCGCTGGCGGCGCTGCCGCCGCAGCTGCGCGATCTGAGCCGCGTGCAGCTCGATCGGCGGCTCGCGCGCGCCGACGCATCCACCGCAAAGGCCGCGGCGCCGGATGCTATTGATTCGATAGTGCTCAGCGAAGAACAGGCCTCGGCTCTGGGCCGAATCGATGCCGAAACCGGGCCGTTCCTACTGTTCGGCGCGACCGGCAGCGGCAAGACCGAGGTCTATCTGCGCGCGGTGCAGGCGCTGCTCGCGCGCGACGCCGAAGCGCAGGCGCTGGTGCTGGTGCCCGAAATCAACCTGACGCCGCAGCTCGAAGCGCGCTTCACGGCCCGCTTCGGCGCGGCCACCGTGGTCGCGCTGCACAGCGGCATGACGCCGGCGCAGCGGCTGAAGAGCTGGCTCGCGGCGCACTCCGGTAGCGCCCGCATCCTGCTCGGCACGCGCATGGCGGTGTTCGCGTCGCTGCCCGGCCTCGGCCTGATCGTCGTCGACGAGGAGCACGACCCGAGCTACAAGCAGCAGGAAGGGGCGCGCTACTCGGCGCGGGATCTCGCGGTCTACCGCGGCCGGGTCGACGGGGCGAAGGTGCTGCTCGGCTCGGCCACGCCGTCGCTGGAGAGCTGGCACCGCGCGCGGCCGGCAAACGACGGCGGGCGCTATGCGCGTATCGAAATGCCATCGCGCATCGGCCTGGGTAGCGCGCCGCCGCGCGTGCGACTCGTCGATATGGGGCGCGAGCCGCGCGGCACCGTGCTCGCGCCGGCGCTGGTCGCTGCAATCGCCGAGCGTGTCGCCCGCGGCGAGCAGGCGATGCTGCTGCTCAACCGGCGCGGCTACGCGCCGGTGCTGGCGTGTCCGAACTGCGACTGGAAAAGCGACTGCCCGCATTGCAGCGCGTACCGCGTGTTCCACAAGATCGACCGCACGCTGCGCTGCCACCATTGCGGCCTGGCCGAGCGCGTGCCGCGCGCCTGCCCGGTCTGCGGCGAACTCGACATCGCGCCGCTGGGACGCGGCACCGAGCGACTCGAAGAACATCTGGCCGGGCTGCTCGCGGATGTCAGCCGTCCCGACGGCCGGCCGCTCGCGATCGAGCGCATCGACGCCGACAGCACGCGCCGCCGCGGCGCGCTCGAAGCGCGGCTCGCGCGGGTGCACGGCGGCGAAATCGACCTGCTGGTCGGCACGCAGATGATCGCGAAGGGCCACGACTTTCGGCGCATCACGCTGGTCGCGGCGGTCGATGCCGACGGCGCGCTGTTCTCCAGCGACTTTCGCGCGCCCGAACGGCTGTTCTCGCTGCTGATGCAGGCGGGCGGCCGCGCCGGGCGCGACGCGGCGCACGGGGGCACGAGCGAGCTGTGGGTGCAGACACGCCAGCCGCGGCACCCGCTGTTCGCGGCGCTGGTGCGAAACGACTATGCTGGCTTCGCCGCGCGCCAGCTCGCCGAGCGCGAACAGGCGGGGCTGCCGCCGTTCTCGCACCAGGCGCTGCTGCGCGCCGACGCGCGCAGCCAGCAGGCGGCGCAAGGCTTTCTGCAGCGCGCGGCCGAGGCCGCGGTCGGACTCGCCGGCGCGGAGCGGGTCACGCTGTACCCGCCGGTGCCGATGAGCCTGCAGCGCGTCGCCGGCATCGAGCGCGCGCAGCTGCTGCTCGAGAGCCCGTCGCGCGCCGCGCTGCAGCGGCTGCTCGCTGCGTGGCAGCCGCTGCTGCACGCGGCGCGCGATCGGACTGTGACGCGCTGGATCATCGACGTCGATCCGCTCGCGATCTGA
- a CDS encoding Nonspecific acid phosphatase precursor has product MNEQSHARFRSILSVLTTLLAFLLAACALQGCALRARGAASLAPPPTDVAQIGELKPGLWRGYLTQSELPDSLALLPPPPAAGSAAQQADAAAYQDTRALARGPRGLLATEDANLKFPASANAFACALGFEVDPARSPQLAALLRRSFTDAARVTLRAKRHYQRVRPFVANHAHSCTPDDDAALAKDGSYPSGHSSLGWTWALILSELVPDQANAIQQRGVAYAESRVICGAHWRSDTVAGRLLGSATVAREHADPVFEAQLRAAKPEVAMLRARPQPMQRDCAAEAAALRLSGSSAP; this is encoded by the coding sequence ATGAACGAGCAGTCGCACGCCCGGTTCCGGTCCATTCTGTCGGTCCTGACCACGCTGCTGGCCTTTCTGCTGGCAGCCTGCGCGCTGCAGGGCTGCGCGCTGCGCGCACGGGGTGCAGCCAGCCTAGCGCCGCCACCGACCGATGTGGCGCAGATTGGCGAACTCAAGCCCGGCCTGTGGCGCGGCTACCTGACGCAGAGCGAACTGCCCGACAGCCTGGCGCTGCTGCCGCCTCCACCGGCCGCAGGCAGCGCCGCGCAGCAGGCCGACGCGGCCGCGTACCAGGACACGCGTGCCCTTGCGCGCGGCCCGCGCGGGCTGCTTGCGACCGAGGACGCGAACCTGAAGTTTCCCGCGTCGGCAAACGCGTTCGCCTGCGCGCTCGGCTTCGAGGTCGATCCGGCGCGCTCGCCGCAGCTCGCGGCGCTGCTGCGCCGTAGTTTCACCGACGCGGCGCGGGTGACGCTGCGCGCCAAGCGGCACTACCAGCGCGTGCGGCCGTTCGTTGCGAACCATGCGCATTCATGCACGCCGGACGACGACGCGGCGCTGGCGAAGGACGGCTCGTATCCGTCGGGCCATTCGTCGCTCGGTTGGACCTGGGCGCTGATTCTGTCCGAACTGGTGCCGGACCAGGCGAACGCGATCCAGCAGCGCGGCGTCGCGTACGCCGAGAGCCGCGTCATCTGCGGCGCGCACTGGCGTAGCGACACGGTAGCGGGGCGCCTGCTCGGCAGCGCCACCGTCGCCAGGGAGCATGCCGATCCGGTGTTCGAGGCGCAGCTGCGGGCCGCGAAACCCGAGGTGGCTATGCTGCGTGCGCGCCCGCAGCCGATGCAGCGCGACTGCGCGGCCGAGGCCGCGGCTTTGCGGTTGAGCGGCAGTTCGGCGCCTTGA
- a CDS encoding ATP-dependent DNA helicase Rep, with protein MSAGLNPAQQQAVNHLRGPCLVLAGAGSGKTRVITHKIARLIQTGTPPSKIAAITFTNKAAAEMRERAAGLIGRAAREALICTFHALGVRMLRADGEALGLKPRFSILDSDDVTSLLKDCGAGTDAATARQWQWAISRWKNMGLDAAQAESLAQSDAERIAARIMARYQERLSAYQSVDFDDLIVLPVKLLQGHAGPRAKWQAAFEHLLIDEYQDTNATQYELLKLLAGARPRFTAVGDDDQSIYGWRGATLDNLQRLPKDYPALEVIKLEQNYRSTNAILRAANALIRPNPKLFPKTLFSELGEGEPVRVIDCDHEEHEAERAVQRILSLRENSSHKAWRDFAVLYRANHQARVFEQALRRAQIPYKVSGGQSFFDRAEIRDLCAWLRLWVNNDDDPALLRAITTPKRGIGAQTLERLGRFAGQYKISLFEAMFSNSLGSVLSTRALAQVHEFGREINDLEFRARHTRGAEEARAFLANWLKDIAYERHLYDGEDSEKLAAARWSNVLEFCDWIAQRCGGQAQDATGAGDVGEAKSLLEVAQTVSLISSIAERDREQNLVTLSTLHAAKGLEWPHVLLVGVNEGLLPFKTGDDAGQGSTPDGQHRLEEERRLMYVGITRAQRTLGVSWTKRRKKGRESVPGRPSRFIAEMAQDEATTREDPREKLRALRAEFARRAEQVNDSSAAP; from the coding sequence ATGTCCGCCGGCCTGAACCCTGCGCAGCAGCAAGCCGTGAACCACCTGCGCGGCCCGTGCCTGGTGCTGGCCGGCGCCGGGTCCGGCAAGACGCGGGTGATCACGCACAAGATCGCGCGGCTGATCCAGACCGGCACGCCGCCTTCGAAGATCGCGGCGATCACGTTCACGAACAAGGCCGCGGCCGAGATGCGCGAGCGCGCTGCCGGACTGATCGGCCGCGCGGCGCGCGAGGCGCTGATCTGCACCTTCCACGCGTTGGGCGTGCGCATGTTGCGCGCCGATGGCGAGGCGCTGGGACTGAAGCCGCGCTTTTCGATCCTCGACAGCGACGACGTGACGAGCCTGCTGAAGGACTGCGGCGCCGGCACCGATGCCGCGACCGCGCGGCAATGGCAATGGGCGATCAGCCGCTGGAAGAATATGGGGCTGGACGCGGCGCAAGCTGAAAGCTTGGCGCAAAGCGACGCCGAGCGCATCGCGGCGCGCATCATGGCGCGCTACCAGGAGCGGCTGTCCGCCTACCAGAGCGTGGACTTCGACGACCTGATCGTGCTGCCGGTCAAGCTGCTGCAGGGCCACGCCGGGCCGCGCGCGAAATGGCAGGCCGCGTTCGAGCACCTGCTGATCGACGAGTACCAGGACACGAACGCCACGCAGTACGAGTTGCTCAAGCTGCTGGCCGGCGCGCGTCCGCGCTTCACCGCGGTCGGCGACGACGACCAGAGCATCTACGGCTGGCGCGGCGCGACGCTGGACAACCTGCAGCGGCTGCCGAAGGACTATCCGGCGCTGGAGGTGATCAAGCTCGAGCAGAACTACCGCTCGACGAACGCGATCCTGCGCGCAGCGAACGCGCTGATCCGGCCGAACCCGAAGCTGTTCCCCAAGACGCTGTTCTCCGAGCTCGGCGAGGGCGAACCGGTGCGCGTGATCGACTGCGACCACGAGGAGCACGAGGCCGAGCGCGCGGTGCAGCGCATCCTGTCGTTGCGCGAGAACTCTTCCCACAAGGCATGGCGCGACTTCGCGGTGCTGTACCGCGCGAACCACCAGGCGCGGGTGTTCGAGCAGGCGCTTCGGCGCGCGCAGATTCCGTACAAGGTGTCGGGCGGCCAAAGCTTCTTCGACCGCGCCGAGATCCGCGACCTGTGCGCCTGGCTGCGCCTGTGGGTCAACAACGACGACGACCCGGCGCTCTTGCGCGCGATCACCACCCCGAAACGCGGCATCGGCGCGCAGACGCTGGAGCGCCTGGGCCGGTTTGCCGGGCAATACAAGATCAGCCTGTTCGAGGCGATGTTCTCGAACAGCCTGGGAAGCGTGTTGTCTACGCGCGCACTGGCGCAGGTGCACGAGTTCGGCCGCGAGATCAACGATCTGGAATTCCGCGCGCGCCACACCCGCGGTGCCGAGGAGGCCCGCGCGTTCCTGGCCAACTGGCTGAAGGACATCGCCTACGAACGGCATCTGTACGACGGCGAGGACAGCGAGAAGCTCGCGGCGGCGCGCTGGAGCAACGTGCTCGAGTTCTGCGACTGGATCGCGCAGCGCTGCGGCGGCCAGGCGCAGGACGCGACCGGCGCCGGCGATGTGGGCGAGGCCAAATCACTGCTCGAGGTCGCGCAGACCGTGTCGCTGATCTCGTCGATCGCCGAGCGCGATCGGGAGCAGAACCTGGTCACGCTGTCGACGCTGCACGCGGCCAAGGGGCTGGAATGGCCGCACGTGCTGCTGGTCGGCGTGAACGAGGGGCTGCTGCCGTTCAAGACCGGCGACGACGCGGGCCAAGGGAGCACGCCGGACGGCCAGCATCGACTGGAGGAAGAGCGCCGGCTGATGTACGTCGGCATCACGCGCGCGCAGCGCACGCTTGGCGTCAGCTGGACGAAGCGGCGCAAAAAGGGCCGCGAGAGCGTGCCGGGGCGACCGAGCCGCTTTATCGCCGAGATGGCGCAGGATGAAGCGACGACGCGCGAAGACCCGCGCGAGAAACTGCGTGCGCTGCGCGCCGAGTTCGCGCGCCGGGCCGAGCAAGTGAACGATTCTTCCGCTGCTCCTTGA
- a CDS encoding Leucine-, isoleucine-, valine-, threonine-, and alanine-binding protein, which translates to MQPIKQLIAALMIAGLAAAAYAAEPLKIGLILPMSGPFAAYGKQIQHGVDLYLHEHGNQLGGRPVQIVLKNDDPGTSGDVDKRLAQQLLVQDKVDLLAGFALTPSALAVAPIATEAKKPMIVMNAATSIITTKSPYVVRVSMTLPQTTAPVATWAAKNGIKKVFILVADYGPGYDAEAQFKKTFGAAGGEIVGDVRVPVKSPDMAPYLQKIKDVKPDAVFMFLPPGELTIGFMKGFYERGLDKAGIKIIATGDLTDEDVINALGDNALGIITSFHYSEDHKSPENKAYVAAYYKAYPKDRPNFMSVGGYDGMQLIDLVLKKTGGDAEADKFLAAAKGMKWISPRGPVEIDPATRDIIQTLYIRKVEKVDGKLQNVEIESFPNFKDPGKP; encoded by the coding sequence ATGCAACCCATCAAGCAGTTGATCGCCGCGCTCATGATCGCAGGTTTGGCCGCTGCGGCCTATGCGGCCGAACCCTTGAAGATCGGCCTGATCCTGCCGATGTCCGGTCCGTTCGCTGCCTACGGCAAGCAGATCCAGCACGGCGTCGACCTGTACCTGCACGAGCACGGCAACCAGCTCGGCGGCCGCCCGGTCCAGATCGTGCTGAAGAACGACGACCCGGGCACCTCGGGCGACGTCGACAAGCGGCTCGCGCAGCAGCTGCTGGTGCAGGACAAGGTCGATTTGCTGGCCGGCTTCGCGCTGACCCCGTCGGCGCTGGCGGTCGCGCCGATCGCGACCGAGGCGAAAAAGCCGATGATCGTGATGAACGCGGCGACCTCGATCATCACCACGAAGTCGCCTTACGTGGTGCGCGTCTCGATGACACTGCCGCAGACCACCGCGCCGGTCGCGACCTGGGCCGCGAAGAACGGCATCAAGAAGGTGTTCATCCTGGTCGCCGACTACGGACCGGGCTACGACGCGGAGGCCCAGTTCAAGAAGACCTTCGGCGCGGCCGGCGGCGAGATCGTCGGCGACGTGCGCGTGCCGGTGAAGAGCCCCGACATGGCGCCGTACCTGCAGAAGATCAAGGACGTGAAGCCCGACGCGGTGTTCATGTTCCTGCCGCCGGGTGAACTGACGATCGGCTTCATGAAGGGCTTCTACGAGCGCGGGCTGGACAAGGCCGGCATCAAGATCATCGCGACCGGCGACCTGACCGACGAGGACGTGATCAACGCGCTGGGCGACAACGCCCTGGGCATCATCACCTCGTTCCACTATTCCGAGGACCACAAGTCGCCCGAGAACAAGGCGTACGTGGCGGCCTATTACAAGGCGTACCCGAAGGATCGGCCCAACTTCATGTCGGTCGGCGGCTACGACGGCATGCAGCTGATCGACCTGGTGCTCAAGAAAACCGGCGGTGACGCCGAGGCCGACAAGTTTCTGGCCGCGGCCAAGGGCATGAAGTGGATCAGCCCGCGCGGCCCGGTCGAGATCGATCCGGCCACGCGCGACATCATCCAGACCCTGTACATCCGCAAGGTCGAGAAGGTCGACGGCAAGCTGCAAAACGTCGAGATCGAGAGCTTCCCGAACTTCAAGGACCCAGGCAAGCCGTAA